In the Silene latifolia isolate original U9 population chromosome 1, ASM4854445v1, whole genome shotgun sequence genome, AGAATGTATGTCGAAGCATCTTGAGGTTTAATAGCTAGAATGCGCTTTGCTATTCTTTGCCCAACAATGGAGTCCGAATGAACTTGACAGCTATGAAGTAAAGCTCGCCAAACTGAGGCCTTAGGCTCACAAGGCATCTTAGCTATTATCTCTTCTGCCTCCTCATGGAAGCCCCAATCACCCAAAACGCTAACATAGGAGGCATAATTATCTGAAGTTGGTTCGACATCATACATGCTCTTCATCGAGAAAAATAGTTTCCGACAATCATCAAGCATGCTAGACGTAGTATACCTGTAAGACGAAATAACCAGAGTAAAGGTAATAGAGTCTGGACGTATCAATGCCTTCTTCATCCTAGACCAAACAGCCAACCCTTCATCGCCCTGCCTTTGAAGAAGATAACCAGCAATCAAACAATTCCATGATACTACATCATGAGTAGGCAACGACTCAAAAAGTTTCCTAGATTCTTCCATGTAACCACACTTCGCGTACACGCTAATGAGAGCGTTTCCCACCCCAACATCACGGAAAAATCCTTTTTTGACAGTATAGCTATGGATTTCCTGTCCGAACTCATATAATCCCAATGTGCCACATATACCAAGCACAGCTGTCAATTCCACTTCATCAACTACCAGGGTGGCTTCTGATAGGCCCCACTGAAACATCGCTATTGCTTCCTCTGGTTGTGCATTTCGAGCATACCCACATATCAGAGATGTCCAGTTGATTGACTTAGTTTGGTTAAACAGGCTTTGGTCAAACAGCTGCTGAGCATCTGCCATTCTGCCACACCTTGTGCACATGTCTATTAGTGCTGCTTCAATACGAGCATTTGATTTGATGCCAAATTTCATAACAAAACAATGTAGTTGCTCGCTAATGTTCTTTACTCCAAGCAGGCTGCAAGCCTTTACGACACTTATTACTGTTTGCTCTGTTAGTTCAACACGATCGTTCACCATTCTATCAAACAGAGACAAAGCTTCTAAACCTTCACCATTCTTACAAAGCCCTGCTAAAACAGCATTAAAAGAGACGGCATTTCTCTCAGGCATCTTAGCAAACATATCCATAGCTGTGCCAACCATCCCGAACTCCATGTAAGCAGTGACAACACCCGTCCAAGAAATGACATTTTTTATAGGCATTCTCTCAAATACAGCCGCAACATCCTTTGCACTTCCACACTTGGTGTAAAACGCAATAAGCGCATTACTTACACTCAATTGATTGTCGAACCCAAACTTAAGTACATGAGCATGTATCTCCCGCCCCAAGACTCCAGCCGAAGACTCACTACAAGCACTTATAAGATTCGAAAGTGTAAAATGATCCACTCTAAACCCATCACTTCTAGAAACATCACGAAACAACTCAAACGCTCTATCATACATCAATTCACCCACAGTACCAGAAATAACAGTATTCCATGACGAAATATCTCTTTCACCCATTTCATCAAACAGCTGGAGTGCATCATCCAAACACCCGCTTTTACAATACAAACTCATGAGAGCATTAGCAACATAAGTACACAATACAAACCCCAATTTAACAACCAACCCATGAACCTGAAACCCTAAATGTAACCCATAAATCCGACTACAAGCGGCTAAAAACGCGACGAAAGTAACCTCATTTGGCTCAATTCCTCTATCC is a window encoding:
- the LOC141600305 gene encoding pentatricopeptide repeat-containing protein At5g03800, producing the protein MASTSTFHLHSLLPLQPLHFPSKHPLSPSHFLPKIRKLHKFNPKPSLSSSSSAQFVPTHQISSHNEQTLLPFSSEDAQILYNKCFELLRLSTRYCDVELARAVHSLILKLDEDNYLYNSLISVYINLGLLSDAYIVFTRMSFPDVVSYTTVISGLGKFGYEFDAIELFFRMRDRGIEPNEVTFVAFLAACSRIYGLHLGFQVHGLVVKLGFVLCTYVANALMSLYCKSGCLDDALQLFDEMGERDISSWNTVISGTVGELMYDRAFELFRDVSRSDGFRVDHFTLSNLISACSESSAGVLGREIHAHVLKFGFDNQLSVSNALIAFYTKCGSAKDVAAVFERMPIKNVISWTGVVTAYMEFGMVGTAMDMFAKMPERNAVSFNAVLAGLCKNGEGLEALSLFDRMVNDRVELTEQTVISVVKACSLLGVKNISEQLHCFVMKFGIKSNARIEAALIDMCTRCGRMADAQQLFDQSLFNQTKSINWTSLICGYARNAQPEEAIAMFQWGLSEATLVVDEVELTAVLGICGTLGLYEFGQEIHSYTVKKGFFRDVGVGNALISVYAKCGYMEESRKLFESLPTHDVVSWNCLIAGYLLQRQGDEGLAVWSRMKKALIRPDSITFTLVISSYRYTTSSMLDDCRKLFFSMKSMYDVEPTSDNYASYVSVLGDWGFHEEAEEIIAKMPCEPKASVWRALLHSCQVHSDSIVGQRIAKRILAIKPQDASTYILISNLLSASGRWHCAETIREEMTRKGIQKHPARSWIVHQSTVHSFYTRDRSHYESKDICRGLEILILECLKVGYVPDTSFVLHEIEEQQKTGFLYYHSAKLAVTYGLLTTKPGKPIRVTKNVLLCGDCHNFLKHVSKITEREICLRDTSGFHYFSHGTCSCNDHW